The window gtatctatgattaaatctgtccgaatcatgttagcaattgccgcattttatgaaatctggcaaatggataaacaaaactgcattccttaatggatttactaaagaagagttgtatacgatgcaactagaaggttttgttgatcctgaaggtgttaactaaatatgcaagctccagcgatccatctatggactggttcaagaatctcggagttggaatatatgctttgataagttgatcaaagcctatagttttatacagacttgcggtgaagcctgtatttacaagaaagtgagtgggagcactacatcatttctgataagtatatgtgtatgacatattgttgatcggaaataatgtagaattattctgcaaagcataaaggagtgtttgaaaggagtttttcaaagaaagacctcggtaaaactgcttacatattgagtatcaagatctatagagatagattaagacgcttgataagtttttcaatgagtacataccttgacaagattttgaagtagttcaaaatggaacagtcaaagaaaaagtttcttgcctgtgttacaaggtgtgaagttgagtaagactcaaagcccgaccacgacagaagatagaaagagaatgaaagccattccctatgcctcagtcataggttctataaagtatgccatgactgtgtaccagatctattgtataccatacactgtattaagagagggagtacaatagtgatctaagagtagatcaatggacagcggtcaaaattatccttactggaataagaatatgtttctcgattacggaggtgacaaaaggttcgttgtaaagggttaagtcgatgcaagctttgacactgatccagatgactctaagtctcaatctggatacatattgaaagtgggagcaattagctagagtagctccatgcagagcattgttgacatagaaatttgcaaaatacatgcggatctgaatgtggcagacccgttgactaaacttctctcacgagcaaaacatgatcagcaccaaggctccatgggtgttagaatcattactgtgtaatctagattattgactctagtgcaagtgggagactgaaggaaatatgccctagaggcaataataaagttattatttatttccttatatcatgataaaagtttattattcatgctagaattgtattaaccggaaacataatacatgtgtgaatacatagacaaacagagtgtcactagtatgcctctactagactagcttgttaattaaagatggttatgtttcctaaccatggacaaagagttgtcatttgattaacaagatcacatcattagttgaatgatctgattgacatgacccattccattaacttagcacccgatcgtttagtatgttgctattgctttcttcatgacttatacatgttcctatgactatgagattatgcaactcccgtttgccggaggaacactttgtgtgctaccaaacgtcacaacgtaactgggtgattataaaggtgctctacaggtgtctccaaaggtacatgttgggttggcgtatttcgagattaggatttatcactccgattgtcggagaggtatctctaggccctctcggtaatacacatcactgaagccttgcaagcattgcaactaatgagttagttgcgggatgatgtattacggaacgagtaaagagacttgccgataacgagattgaactaggtattgagataccgacgatcgaatctcgggcaagtaacataccgatgacaaagggaacaacgtatgttgttatgcggtctgaccgataaaagatcttcgtagaatatgtaggagccaatatgagcatccaggttccgctattggttattgaccggagacgtgtctcggtcatgtctacattgttctcgaacccgtagggtccgcacgcttaaggttacgatgacagttatattatgagtttatgcatttttatgcaccgaaggttgttcggagtcccggatgtgatcacggacatgacgaggagtctctaaatggtcgagacataaagattgatatattggaagcctatgtttggatatcggaagtgttccgggtaaaatcgggattttaccggagtaccgggaggttaccggaaccccccgggagctatatggacctaagtgggccttagtggaaaagagaaggggcagcccaagatgggccgcgcgcccctcccctcccttggtccgaataggacaaggagagggggctggcccccctctctctttccccccctccgtGNNNNNNNNNNNNNNNNNNNNNNNNNNNNNNNNNNNNNNNNNNNNNNNNNNNNNNNNNNNNNNNNNNNNNNNNNNNNNNNNNNNNNNNNNNNNNNNNNNNNNNNNNNNNNNNNNNNNNNNNNNNNNNNNNNNNNNNNNNNNNNNNNNNNNNNNNNNNNNNNNNNNNNNNNNNNNNNNNNNNNNNNNNNNNNNNNNNNNNNNNNNNNNNNNNNNNNNNNNNNNNNNNNNNNNNNNNNNNNNNNNNNNNNNNNNNNNNNNNNNNNNNNNNNNNNNNNNNNNNNNNNNNNNNNNNNNNNNNNNNNNNNNNNNNNNNNNNNNNNNNNNNNNNNNNNNNNNNNNNNNNNNNNNNNNNNNNNNNNNNNNNNNNNNNNNNNNNNNNNNNNNNNNNNNNNNNNNNNNNNNNNNNNccagagggagtaggactcctcctggcgcttctctcctaggccggccgcaccccctccccttgagcctttatatacggaggcaggggcaccccagagaaagacaagttgatccacgtgatcatattcttagccgtgtgcggtgcccccttccaccatagtcctcgataatattgtagcggtgcttagacgaagccctgcgacggtagtacatcaagatcgtcaccacgccgtcgtgctgacggaagtcttccccgacactttgctggatcggagtccggggatcgtcatcgagctgaacgtgtgctaaaactcggaggtgccgtagtttccgtgcttgatcggtcgggccgtggagacgtacaactacatcaaccaaacgcttccgttgtcgatctacaagggtacgtagatcatactctcccctctcgttgctatgcatcactatgatcttgcgtgagcgtaggaatttttttgaaattactacgaaatccATCAATAGTTACAATCTCCGAGGAGCAATCAATCTTCTTTGGAAGGGATGTTAATGTCAAAAAGTCATTTGATGAAAGTTTCTATCTGTTTTCCTTGTCATGGACCGTATATGTTAATCAATTTCCAATTATGAGCTGATTGTGTGGATGTAAAATCAATACCCAATGCAAATGGCTCGGAGAGGAACACGCTACCGGTGAAAATGCTACTATTTCAAACCATTACTATACCCCTAGATGCACCTCTAGAAGGATGAACGCAAATTTATCAAGTCGCTTAGGACAAATAGCCTTGAGGGTAGAGGCATCGAACACCTGCATTTTAGTTTCTTGCAAGCAAATAATAGAGCAACCACTATCGTTGATTGCATTTGATAGAGCTAAATGTTTCTTGGGGGAATTAAGACCACAAATGTTCCAACAGTGCACAATCTAGTTCTACAAACGTACCATGAGCTAAAGAGATAACACAAGCGATTAGTTTGAAGAGGCGGAGCCTTCCTTCTCCTTGGTGAGCTCATTAACGGATAACCCCTCTGCTGGGATTGCATAGAGCTGTGTGCCAATGGCCTGCATAGCTGGGATTATAGTAGGAGGAGGAACAACATCGTCCTGAGCATCATTGTATTGGCCTTCAGAGATAGAACTGAGTCCAGCAATAGTTGGCACCAGACGGGGCTTCACCTTAGATTTGCTTGGGCGGGAATCTGTGGGTGGAGTGACACGAAAACCACCGTACTTATTAGCACGATTGCTGCTCCTGAGGCTTGATGTATCAATAGGAGCCTGCATTTGTCCTTTTGCGCTGCCTGTGAGTAACATTCTCAGTTGTTAGACTGTTGGAGCTATGTTCGCGACCTGCAACATACTACCCTAAGCATCATCAGTGAAAGAGACAAAATCGGTAATTGATGCTTGAACCCCAGTTGCGGACAGCAAAGTGTTGGTTTCCTTGATCACAACCAGGGAGTCAACCACATGCACCGGGTTGACAGTGAGCTCCATATTCAGCTCAGGCAGATCAGTGACCATTGCATTCATGACAGTTTCAGTAGCAATGGTTTTCAGGCAAGCATCATTTCGGTTATCCCTTTCGTGGGATTGGGCGAAATTGAGTCTACAATAATGTTGTAAAATTTCATCCTGATTCATCGGTGGAATCTTGGGCAATCACTGATAAATTGAGACCCTGTCGGATCTGGACGAAAAGCCGCACGAGTTTGAAAGAAAGAGTCCAACGGTCAACTCCGACGTActttgaaagatccaaccgttcaaATCCAACGGGAACACGAAATCGAGCGATGATGACAACGAGAGCGGATGCGAAAACGGATGGAGGCCGTGCATAGCACGAGGCATGGATGGCGGCCGCGGCAGAGCAGGCGACACGGATGGCGTCCGAGGAGTGACCCATCGGGTTGGTCAGCCGTGGCCCGGACTTGAGTTTCACTTTGGCATGTCTGAATTGTTTGTTAAACTGCGATTTATTTTGCTTTGTTACATTGTTGAATTGTGATGAGTCTGTGTTATATGATGGACGTGTATGAATTGCATTGATTTGATTTGAGGAGCGTGGCTGCCCGGCAGGACATTTGAGGAACTGTCCGCTGACGTTTAGGGGGCGTCTGCGTGTTGATGCTCTCAACTCTTGGCAAAGCAAAGAGTATGTTCCTTGCGCCGCCGGTGGTCCTGACTGCCCTGCACCTCCGCGACggcgctcgtcgccggcgtgcaCCGGCGCCGTGAACCTCAGCGACTGGCTCGCGGGCAGCGACCCGGGCTGCATTAAAGAGCCAAGAATCGGTCAGGTTCAGGCCGTGATCTCGCCGAGCAGCGGCGCGTGCCCGCAGGGTGTTGGGCGGAATGCCCGCCTGGAGCTCCACATAGGTCGAGGTCGCCGCCGGCCGGTTGGACGAGTGGGACCGCGAGGCCGGCAAGGCGCATCCCGCCGCCGGCGGATCCAACTTTCATTCAGGTCAAGTAAAAAAAAGtgtctccggtcctttttactctgcatattagatttgtccgaagtcaatctcatTCAACTTTGACCAAGCTTATATACATGTGGATTTGCACACGTGTGGATCTGCGGGTCCAGCTTGGCAGCAAAATCCATGGTGCTGCTTGCGCGCCTTATCCTCTctcgctctcgctcgctcgctcgctacaGCAGCCTCCACTCCTCTCCCCTCCCTCCATAACCATATCACTCGCTCAATCAATCGGCTGCTGTTGCTCACTGCTCTGCTCAGCTCAGCTGGAGTAAAATGTGAAGGGATCCCTGATCGAGCGAACAAGATCTGCCTCACCAATCAAAGAGCATAGGTAGCTGACCTCTGATGAAAACGgataggagaggaggaggagggcacTACTGAACCAGACAAACTGTGTTCAGCTGCCTCCTTGGTGCCTGTGAGCTGCTGCTGCTCACTTCTTCTTCCCCGGACATGAATTCCAGCCGGAGCCTGCTCTCGTCGCCGCTCTTCCCCACCTCCTCTCCAAACTTCAGGTCCTCCCCATCCCCCTCCCGCACCTCAGGTACATCATCTACTCATACATACTACTCTAGTTACTACAACCTCCCCTTCTTTCTGCATCTGATAGGCCTGAAGCTCATCTGGTTTGGGCAGTTCCGATGATACATGACAGCACCGGCGGCCGGGCATCCACCGCCTGCCACTACTCGCCATCGCTGGTGGCCGAGGAGCAGCAAGCCCACAGCTCCGTATCCCTCAAGGGCGAAAAGGCCTTGCTGGAGTTCCTGCTGGACATGGTTGGTTGCCTGCCCATCCAACACTTGCTTTCATCTTCAGTCTCTCCTTTTATAAAAGCCTTCTCTTCAATATGCCATCTTGTCTTGCGGCGCTCTATCCTTCCAACCGAGCCTGTGCTCGGGGAGCACTCCTTGGGCCAGTTCTTTTCGGCGATTCGCCCCCCtctccagcttctcccagaatcaccactccatatgttttttacaatcctagctaCTTATGATTGTATCATTCATAAACTCTAGACAGATCATTTATTTACATGGTCTTACTCTGCATCACTGTTATTGCTGATTGATTCTGTATTATTATCTGTTTCACCACAGGCTTTGGAGCAGCACACAGAAGGGAAGAGCCTCACCGGCCAAGATGGGGCGGAGGGCGAGTTCGAGAGCTATTTGCGGGGCCTGCAGCGCCAAGTCATTTACCAGCAGGCGTTTGGGTAATCAAAGTCCCTGTTTCTGTTTCCCTGCGCAAACTGATTGATTTGCTACTTATTCTGACCTCAACTGAACCACATTTGATTGGCAGTGAAAAGAACAACTTTACTTGTGCAATCACTTCAACTTCAACGCCGTCAGCGAAATCAGTTTCAAGTTTGGATCTTAATGCAACCTCGGCGACCTTGATGAAGGAGGTGGCATTTTTAGCACATGGATCAGGCACTTCAGCCACCCAGCTGAATGTACCGCCACCGGTTACAACAAGTGTGGAGACCAACCACCTGCATGAGAAACTGCTCAGCAATGGGCAAGTGTTCATTCGGTCTACACGGTTGCTCGAGAGAAGATCGAAGAAACGCAATGTTCCTCGAGCATCAACAAGCAGCACTGATGTTGTCCAGTGCGGTGTCGCCGACTCGAAGAAGAAAGACAGACCAAAGAAGTATGGCCGGGTTCTCGGTCCAGATGAACCCTTCAGGTTGTTCCTACGAGACCGCGAGACGACAGAGTTCTTGACGGCAAAGGAAGAGAGGCACTTGTTCAGTCAGATACAGGCATGTTCTTTTTTCCTTGTACAACACCTTGTACCACTGTATCCTTGTGTCCTTGATGCCCAGATCAAAAGATATTTCAGCTTTGCTAATTCGAAGACTTCCATGTGCAGAATCTTATGAAACTGGAGGAGGCTCAGCGTAGGCTAGAAGCGCAATGTGGCCGCGAGCCGACGCTTCCCGAGTGGGCTCAGGCCGTAGGAATGAGCTGCAAGGAACTGCAGTCGTCCATACACATCGGAAGGCGCTGCAGGGAGAAGATGGCCCGCTCCAACTTCCGCCTTGTCATACACGTAGCTAGGAAATACCAGGGATATGGCCTTGACATTGAGGACCTAGTTCAGGTTAATTTCACTCttacatttttttttcttttccggaaAGGAGGATCAACTCATTACTGCAAAACCAGGGATATGCATGCCAATATCCTGTTGTAAATGTTTATTTCCTGTTCTTGCTTTCAGGACGGATGCTGTGGGTTGATGAAGACCTTCGAGAAATTCAATCCAAGCAAGGGATGCAGGTTCCCGACGTACGCGTACTGGTGGATACGCCAAGCAATCAAAAAGTCCATCTTCAAGCATTCGAGACTGATTCGGTTGCCGGTATGACCTGAACCCAGTTCACCTTGATATTCTAGTCCTACAATCCATGTTTTGAGAGGGGACAGGTTCATTTTAGTTTGGCATGACTAACTCCTGAAAATTACAGACTTCCCGATGCAATGGTGTGACCTTGTTTTCCTGTGCAGGAGAGTGTGTATGCACGTCTGAAAAAGGTGGGGAAAGCGAGGCTCGAGTGCATCTTGGAAGGGGAGCAGCCTACTAACCAAAATGTAGCTAGGCGTGCCGGCATCACGATCGAGAAGCTGGCGAAACTCAAAGCGAAGACCAGAAAGCCACGATCAATGcaggatcaagtctggtccaacgaCGCAGTCACCTTCCAGGTACTAGCAACAAAACACTGCGTATAAAACATATACTGTAGATCGTTCCAGGACTGAATCAATTGAGCTGTGATCTTTCGCCGGTCAAATAAGCAAGAACTGAGCTGTAACAATTTATGAACGCTGCAGGAGATCACGGAGGACCCGAACATCGACCCACCGGACCTGGTGGTGGACAGGATAATGATGAGGCAGCAGGTGCGGGAGTTCCTGGGCATCCTGAGCACGAGGGAGAAGGAGATCATCGAGCACCGCTTCGGGATCTACGACGGCGAGCCCAAGACGCTCCACGTGATCGGCGACATGTACGGCCTGTCCAAGGAGCGGATCCGGCAGCTCCAGAACCGGGCGCTGGACAAGCTGAAGCGGAGCGTGTCCACGCAGGGGTTCGACGTCTACTTGGACCTGCTGACCTCGAGTGGCTAGGCAGCGCCTCATTTTCTCTCGGTTCGATTGTTCATACAGAAGGGAACacacatgtatgtatgtatgtagccTAAGAAGCTAGAACCCCACTGACATGTGCAAGCCTCCTAGAACTGAAGCAGAGAAACACACAGCACACTTTCAGAGTTTCAGTGGCATGCTTTTTTGCCGGGTGTAAGTACAAATTTCGCAGCAAAGCTGGTGGTACATACTACATACATACTGATACTGCAATTGATTTCTTGCAACCAAGGACTTGGCTGAATCTGTTGAGTTGTGCACACTACCTGTGAGTGGCTAGATACAGCCTTTGTCTTTTGAAGTCAAATGACACACTTTGACCTTTCAGTCTTTGTGTGTCTCAGTCAAATGACACACCTGCTACGGTTGGGGCCACGTTGATTAGATTTCTAGAGGATTTTCTTTTCCTATTAAGTCTGTTTGATTTGTAGAATTGGAATCCTTAGGGAAATCTCAGGCTGCTGCTTTGCACTCCATTTGAAGGGAAATTTGCATCTACTCAAACCTCCTTTTTTACAAtttctttgtttttcttgtgaCATCAAACACTGTGTAATCCTATAATATTCAAGTGAAGATGCCTTTCTAATACTGTCTTTTTTTTTTCTATTCCCGCGAATCAAATCTTACCGTGGCGTCTGTGGATGTGCCCTCAGACATCCGAAGGTACTTGTCCCATGAATCTGCAGTCTTGCCATATGCAAGCATTCGCAAAGCAGCCATGCATTTTTTGGTAATGGGATAATCCAATTCTTTTAAGGGCATCCTTCTTCAAGATGAAGTAGTCATCGTAGGTCTTGATGCATTGTAGAGAAGTTCAAACATATTTTTCGTCATCTGAAAGCGCCGGCGAAAATTATCCGCAAATAGGGCATGGAGGCAAAGTAGTCGTCCCTCAGCGTCAAATGTCCCCATGCCCTGTTTCGATTCAGCACTTGATCACCTTCATCAATCCCTGGAAACTGAGAACATGCTCTTCTGCATGCCTGCGTCTGCAAGGATTGCCTGCATTATTGTTGTTTCATCCGCGTAATCCTCCTCATCGGACAACTCAACGCAGTGCTTGTATAGGTATCCCATGTACAAATCCATTGCTTCAAAGAAGGAAGAAATGTTGTCAAAAATTTAGCACGGGCACTTCACTAAACATTTGCCTAGCGCCAAGCTCGGTGACCCTCACGGATGGCATCCACGGGGCTGAATGGGAAGCAGGCCAACGTGCCCATGCCGCCACGACGCTCGCTGACGTGGAAAAGTGGCACCTAGTGCCAAAAAATACATCAAAACTTGAAGGTTTTGACANNNNNNNNNNNNNNNNNNNNNNNNNNNNNNNNNNNNNNNNNNNNNNNNNNNNNNNNNNNNNNNNNNNNNNNNNNNNNNNNNNNNNNNNNNNNNNNNNNNNNNNNNNNNNNNNNNNNNNNNNNNNNNNNNNNNNNNNNNNNNNNNNNNNNNNNNNNNNNNNNNNNNNNNNNNNNNNNNNNNNNNNNNNNNNNNNNNNNNNNNNNNNNNNNNNNNNNNNNNNNNNNNNNNNNNNNNNNNNNNNNNNNNNNNNNNNNNNNNNNNNNNNNNNNNNNNNNNNGGGGGGGCGAAGGAGATTACCTTCCTCTCCATTTGCATATAAAATATGATGACCAAACGGAGGAGATGTAGGGGAGGAGAGAGGTGCAAGCTCTATTTTTAAGACGAACTGGTGGAGAGGATGGGTGGCGGTCACTTATCTCTCAAGGTCTACCGCCATCGACCATGACGATAGTGGATAAAGAGGTACCGCCACGACCTTTGGCGGTAACACTTGTCCACGTCAGCTAGCACTGTGACGACGCAGGCACGTTGACCTGCTTCCTATCGTGATTGACCACGACTGTAGATAATGGCATCCTGCAGTGAGGGACGACGACGGTAGCAAAAATGTCAAATCCGTTTTTTTCTAAACAGAGTCAAAATAGTGCTAAACTTTCGCTAAATGATACTACCTCGGTCCTGATTTATTAGTCTCTTTATGACTTGTGTCAAATATTAACCAAAGATTTaagtaataaaatgttaatgcatgccaaaaaaattatatcgttggattcgtatttagacatagtttttaatgatatattttttgATGATATAcaaaatattttgttagttaaatttacggtcaaatttTGGTACAAAATACAACGAGGACCGATAAAGCACGACGGTCATAGTAAAAACAGTGATTTTGGCCCCGTAGAGGTAGAGGTGCTTCCGCAGCTTTACCCCTGGATTTGTGAGGGAATTACCCACCTTTGCCACCGCAAAAATCTGAATCGGCACCCCCGATGCGCAGCGCCACCGATCTCGCGATTTAGGGTTTGCTGGCGCCGCCGGCCACCGGCCACCGGCGCGGCCCCTCCTCAACCACCGCCACAGCCCGCCGGAGGAGCTCCACCcacgcccgcctcctcctctgtcttctCTGTCCGCCGCCCAGCTGCTCTCCACCGGCG is drawn from Triticum dicoccoides isolate Atlit2015 ecotype Zavitan chromosome 4A, WEW_v2.0, whole genome shotgun sequence and contains these coding sequences:
- the LOC119287250 gene encoding RNA polymerase sigma factor sigF, chloroplastic-like isoform X1, whose protein sequence is MNSSRSLLSSPLFPTSSPNFRSSPSPSRTSAHLVWAVPMIHDSTGGRASTACHYSPSLVAEEQQAHSSVSLKGEKALLEFLLDMALEQHTEGKSLTGQDGAEGEFESYLRGLQRQVIYQQAFGEKNNFTCAITSTSTPSAKSVSSLDLNATSATLMKEVAFLAHGSGTSATQLNVPPPVTTSVETNHLHEKLLSNGQVFIRSTRLLERRSKKRNVPRASTSSTDVVQCGVADSKKKDRPKKYGRVLGPDEPFRLFLRDRETTEFLTAKEERHLFSQIQNLMKLEEAQRRLEAQCGREPTLPEWAQAVGMSCKELQSSIHIGRRCREKMARSNFRLVIHVARKYQGYGLDIEDLVQDGCCGLMKTFEKFNPSKGCRFPTYAYWWIRQAIKKSIFKHSRLIRLPESVYARLKKVGKARLECILEGEQPTNQNVARRAGITIEKLAKLKAKTRKPRSMQDQVWSNDAVTFQEITEDPNIDPPDLVVDRIMMRQQVREFLGILSTREKEIIEHRFGIYDGEPKTLHVIGDMYGLSKERIRQLQNRALDKLKRSVSTQGFDVYLDLLTSSG
- the LOC119287250 gene encoding RNA polymerase sigma factor sigF, chloroplastic-like isoform X3, coding for MNSSRSLLSSPLFPTSSPNFRPEAHLVWAVPMIHDSTGGRASTACHYSPSLVAEEQQAHSSVSLKGEKALLEFLLDMALEQHTEGKSLTGQDGAEGEFESYLRGLQRQVIYQQAFGEKNNFTCAITSTSTPSAKSVSSLDLNATSATLMKEVAFLAHGSGTSATQLNVPPPVTTSVETNHLHEKLLSNGQVFIRSTRLLERRSKKRNVPRASTSSTDVVQCGVADSKKKDRPKKYGRVLGPDEPFRLFLRDRETTEFLTAKEERHLFSQIQNLMKLEEAQRRLEAQCGREPTLPEWAQAVGMSCKELQSSIHIGRRCREKMARSNFRLVIHVARKYQGYGLDIEDLVQDGCCGLMKTFEKFNPSKGCRFPTYAYWWIRQAIKKSIFKHSRLIRLPESVYARLKKVGKARLECILEGEQPTNQNVARRAGITIEKLAKLKAKTRKPRSMQDQVWSNDAVTFQEITEDPNIDPPDLVVDRIMMRQQVREFLGILSTREKEIIEHRFGIYDGEPKTLHVIGDMYGLSKERIRQLQNRALDKLKRSVSTQGFDVYLDLLTSSG
- the LOC119287250 gene encoding RNA polymerase sigma factor sigF, chloroplastic-like isoform X2 yields the protein MNSSRSLLSSPLFPTSSPNFRSSPSPSRTSVPMIHDSTGGRASTACHYSPSLVAEEQQAHSSVSLKGEKALLEFLLDMALEQHTEGKSLTGQDGAEGEFESYLRGLQRQVIYQQAFGEKNNFTCAITSTSTPSAKSVSSLDLNATSATLMKEVAFLAHGSGTSATQLNVPPPVTTSVETNHLHEKLLSNGQVFIRSTRLLERRSKKRNVPRASTSSTDVVQCGVADSKKKDRPKKYGRVLGPDEPFRLFLRDRETTEFLTAKEERHLFSQIQNLMKLEEAQRRLEAQCGREPTLPEWAQAVGMSCKELQSSIHIGRRCREKMARSNFRLVIHVARKYQGYGLDIEDLVQDGCCGLMKTFEKFNPSKGCRFPTYAYWWIRQAIKKSIFKHSRLIRLPESVYARLKKVGKARLECILEGEQPTNQNVARRAGITIEKLAKLKAKTRKPRSMQDQVWSNDAVTFQEITEDPNIDPPDLVVDRIMMRQQVREFLGILSTREKEIIEHRFGIYDGEPKTLHVIGDMYGLSKERIRQLQNRALDKLKRSVSTQGFDVYLDLLTSSG